The nucleotide sequence TGTTGGGTACTTTACACCATTTTCAGTGGCTCGGAGTGTTGATGGTTTTTACACCTCCTAGATCCCCTTGCCTCTTTAACAGTTGGGAAAATTACTGATTAATGCTAAGGGAACCCACGCCTTGGGCTCTGTGCTGGTTTGAGCAGTGGTTGCTGCCTTTGTCGAGGAACAGCCCAAgtccttcagcagcagaaagTCCAGTGCAGGATGTTTAAGAAGGCAAGGACTGGAAAAAGTcttgtaaaatatttgaaacCTATGGCTGATACTCATATCTACACACATTCTATCTGAGGGTACCACAGTTTTTGTCCTCTGGTGAGGGCCGTGCGGGCAGGCACAGCGAGGGGAAGGAGTAGGCTGAGATGCTGGACTCGCGCTAAGGCGCAGAGCTGACACAGCCATCGTTCTGAAGGCTCTGCCCTTCCCCACGGATTTCGGCAAAGAGGCTTTTCCAGATTTTGAACGTAAACGCCAAAGCCACAAACGGGGCACTTGTGTGTGCATGGGTGAAGTCAGTAAGGAAGgaaaggcacagggatgcagcgGGTGGCTGCGGGGCAGCGCTCCCTCGGAGGGGCTCGGCGGGAGCCCGGGGCCTTGCGTGCCGGCAGGGCGGCCGGGATCAGTCAGCGCCCGCTACCTTTCGCTCCCCGCCCGCGCTCCCAGCCGCAGGGCAGGCACTGACTCAGAACGGCaccaccgccgccgccgcttcgCACGCGATGTCGCCGGATCTCCTCATCCCCCTCACAGGGAGCGCAGACACGCTCAGACGGCGGGAGCTGCCTAGGCAGGACAAGGGGTCCCCAACCCAGCAGGGGATGCTCGAGGAGGCGGGAGCCGAGCAAGAATggctggaggaaaggagaagcGATTTTACAGCCATAATCCCATTCTTTGATGAGGCTGGGAGAGGTAAATTCACCCCTGCTGGCCGCCTGACCCCGTGGAATGGGAAGCGTGTTTCGGCATGGGCCCGGTTGCTTTGAAAGGCTGCAGCGGGCCGGCGTTGGGTGGGGAAGGTTTGAATGTTGTTTCCGTAATACACGGAAAGTTTTTCGCATGTGTTTGCTGGCTTACCTGCGTGCTCACCAGAGAGGTGGGGGCTTCTTTCGTCTGGGTGTGTAGTGACCACGCTGTGCTTTGCAagcacagtttgttttttttgtgggagaGAAAGGGTGTGTCGAGTTGTGTTCCTATGTTGCAGATTTATTTATGTTTAGATTTGGGAGTGATATGCAACTAGGCCACTTCTCAAAGTGTTTCTGGGTTTGCTATTCAAAAACCTAGAAAATTACAGCACCGGTCCAAGCTAACTGCTCTGACAGTAGCTGTGACTAAAATGCTTTATTAAATTTTCCCAGTGCCGTAACATGGTGGTGTTCCACCACAGTATCAGGTACCACCTGTGCCTCATGGGAGAAGCATTAACCTGCTCACTGTCATATGGGAGTGTTTAAAGACCATTTGCTATCAATCCCGAGTTGCACTGACTACTGAAGAttttaacagaagaaatatttgcaagTACAGCTGCTGTACATGTCAGTGAAGAGCACAGATCCTTTATATTCACTTTTATATTCACAGCTTCCTATCTCCAGGTTTACCATACCAGGTTTACCTTGTTAAATGGGTTCAGATGTTGGTTTGGGGGCTGTTTTATTCTCAGTTCACGGTTTTGTCTCTCAAGAGACAAAATCTTCAGATGTGAGCAAAAATGTGTGAGTGACCCAGTGTTTGAAAACAACAGGATTAAGTTCTCTGCTTAGAAACATTACTtcaagattattattttttcatgattgtaacatttttctcttctttccaaaGGTCTAATTGTCTCTTGCATTTCTCTGGGGTGCCTGATATTAAAAGTCCTGACAGTGAAGCATTGCTCCCTTTGAAATGGAGCACAGACCCTCCCAGGTAACCTCTTCAGTAGCAGCTTCCAAATGCCGTGCTCAGATCAGCTTTGATACTTGGAGGGCACTGAACTGCAAAACAGCCAATGTGGCTGTGTGACCCACAGGAATAATCTCTTTTCAGTTGTGGTCAATTAAATCcaaagttttgttgttttgttaagGAAGGAAACCCACATAAATCAAACCTTGTTAATGGCCACAGGCTGTGTCCTTAATTTAGTGCTGCCTTTTGTCGGTTAAACTGCCACTGTGGCTGTTGGCCAATTCAGTCTTTTAGGTCGCCCATATGTCTGAGCTGCTTTGTTCTGCAAGAAAGTGGGGAAATctcctgtttcttctttttgggTGGCAAAAATAGTTGGAGCTATATACAATTATTTTAGCAATCTAAGTAACTAATCAAGCCTTTTCTGGTCAGGAAAATGCTTGTGGTTTTTAGATTTCAAAAGAGCTTTTATTATTCTAAGGTTGACTTTTTAGAAGTCctattttgtaaaaaataacTGGTAGATTTtgctggaaagagaaaattataattttatttggagTTAACCATTTTTCCAAATACTACTTTGATAccccagaaaaataaagatctATTATATAAAATCAACGTACATACACATGACACATAATACTTTACTATTTATTGAGAAGCAATGCTTCATCCAAAACCAGTCATTAGTCTGATTAACTGTGTTTCTAAAAACGTCCTGGGTTCAGATAAACACCATCCTTCTTCTGAGGACTTCTTAATAGCAATTAGGTTTAAAATTTTTCCACTTCAATTGTAAGTGCCTTTTGCTCCATCATATATTATTGTGGAGGATTCACTGtgggggagaaggagagaggaaaataaatatttctctgttgAATTGACTCACCATACGTCAGTAATTTTTGCCAGTTCATGTGCAGTGTTAGAAATATGGTGCAGGTGATTGTCATCTGCAAACCTAGAGAAAAATTATTGTATCAAAAGATGAGAACAGTAGGCACTTTTAGAAGATTTTTGGGCAGCTCGTTGGCAGCTATCCATCATAGAGGGCTGCTAGGTAATGCAGACATTGCAGACTTATGTCATAAcacataaaatcaaaatatggaGCGCAAATGCAGAAAGCACTTCAGTTCTTGACACACATTTGCTCCCACAGGGTACCAGGGTTTATGACTGTCTCCCTTGATGAAGCAAATCTCAGACCTGACTTAAATAACTGagtaaataaaaaacccaaggTTTAGGTGTTTTTTAAGCACCTAAATTGGTATGTGGCAGCAAGTCTGTTTCTTGAGTAGACTGACTATGTGTGATGCTAATAGGTGGTTATACCCTCAAAACCCTTCAGCTTTCCTTTTAAAGGAATGTTTGTTTCCCTTCCAGTGTGTGCAAGGAAAGTGTGTGGTTAAAGGGTAAACCAACAGTTCAAAAGCAAGTAAAAGGAACCTCTGAATCTCATGATTTTCAGTGAATTTGTGAGTTCTGAGGATAAAGGATGGCTACCTACCCTTACAGGTTTTGGCAGATATATAGGAAAAATAATCTATTAAGTATTTGCTCTTAGAGAACCAGATGACTGGCTGCAGTcttctccagctgtgctggtaATGGCACTTGTTAGAGCATGAGTCAGAACACAGGCTTCCTTTTTCTCTGATTCAAAGGAAGAATATCCATGTCAGTATTTGTCCTCTCCATGAACATGAGACACACTATGTCAAAGCCCAGTAGTTATCCTACAGCTGTTAGCAGACACTTCAGCTGTTGTGTTTTTATAGTGGGAGAAGAGCAGGGAACAGAGATGCCTAAATCACTGTCACCTTGCCCTACGTTTTATCCAAGTTGCTTAAAGGCACTTTAAAGAAGGTGCAGCCAGCAGCATCAGGAAACCTAGTCCAGCAGCATAGGTGGGAGCACCTATTTGGATGGCTCCTCTATCTGTGTGAGGCCACAGAATTAGGAGTTTCATTGGTCTTCAGAGCTTTTGGAGATGAATCATTAGCATGAATTCTAAAAGACACACTAATTCAGCTGGGTTTGCTACTGGGTTAAGTAGTCTGTGAGTTAGGCTTTTGATCTTCTCAGTCAGCCAAACCCCAGCTTTCTTGAAGTTAGTAATATAAAATTCCAGTTGACTTTCAACAAAACCAGCAGTTTCCATTCTGAATTTAGTTAGTATTTATTTGGACAACAGTGGAAATAAGGACCTGTAATTATAATTTGTCCAGTTGCACAAGTACTTAAAAATTAGAAGAGTAGGACGGTTACCTCTCCTTTAGGAATCAGCAGGGGTTTCAGacatttttaataggaaagTCACAACCTCTTAAGTGCTGTGCAAAAGTGTGTGTCACAGTACCATCAATGCAGTTGCCAAAACATGAGCCCTGGAAGCTAGGGAATTATAAGGGTTGTTCAAggtcttctcttctcttcctcttctcttcctcttctcttcctcttctcttcctcttctcttctcttctcttctcttctcttctcttctcttctcttctcttctcttctcttctcttctcttctcttctcttctcttctcttctcttctcttctcttctcttctcttctcttctcttctcttctcttctcttctcttctcttctgtcTTTTGGTGAGATAACCGAAAAAGTTTTTCAATTACTTGAGTATGTTCCTAAGTGGTCAGAAGTACCATGTCCTTTGACTAGATTTTACAATATCTGACACTTTATCTAGAGCTGAGATTTTGGGCATGTCACTGCACATTTCAGTGCATTTGTTGCCCTCTCTGCTTCTCAGCACCCCTCTATCCATAGTGTCCTGGATGGTTATGGGGAGAGCAGAAGTTTGTGTACATATATGTGTTTCTTGAAAGCTGTCAAGCTTCTACTCTTTCTTGCAACACCTTTTAGGTGGTGTGATTGTACCCATGGTGGGTTACTCCCGCAGGTTCAAACACAGGCAAAACCAAATATGCACctgtctcttttctttctctctctctctttgcaTGTTTTCTTTGTGTGAGGCATGGGTAGAAGTTTCTGTGGTTGCCAGAGGAGGGGGGTGAGAAGTGGATGACAGGGGAAATGGTGGTTGTACTTGTGCAGTTGTTTAGGCAGTGCATAGAGGGAACTCAAGTGAGTGGTCAAGTCAGGTTCATGGTACTATATGTGGCAAACATTTGTGCTGCATTTATTTATACGTGGTGTTTCTCAGTGCAAAAGCTGCTCTTTGCATTTCAAGTCTGACTTTTTGGATGTTTTGTGTAACAGTTTTAAAGCTAGACTGAAAATTTGGAccaattttaaaatcacagacCAAGTTTCATTCTCTGAGCAGATGCCACACAGTTTCACAGGCTGGTTTTCTTTGCCTCAAATTGAGGGTTAAAGAAAGGGCATCCTTAGAGAAACAGCTGTTCTTTTATAGTCATATTAACTAGTTTTATCAGTGTAGAAAGAAAGAGGGCATTGAATTCTGGGGACTCCAGTGCACAGTAAAAGATGGAgtttgttggtttcttttccagaaCTATCTAGTAATTTTTGGATGCATCCAGTTATTTCCTCATATTCTTGAATCCACTTCACTTTTGAAGGATCTGCTGTTTAGAAAGTGAGTATTCACCTTTTCTGGATATCAGTGCTTTGCAAAGGATCTGAACTAACACAAATTAAAGCCTCTGAATTCACCTTGTGGGAAGCATTTTCTTTGAGATTCTCACCTTACCTTCCCTGTAACCTACTCTAGTCCCCAAAGCAGCTAAATGCAGTCCAAATTTCAAGAGAAacatttgccttttctttttttgtgatcTGTTGCTGAGATGCCTCTTGTAAAATCGCATGAACTCTagaaaatgtgagaaataaACAGCAGAGGATGTATGTTTACTGGCTAGACTTAGAGGGAGATTCTGACTTAGAATGGGGTCTCTTACTAATAATGAAACTGTTTTGAAgtttgaaaatatgtattttggtCACAAAGCATTATTTAGTTGATTGATATTGATAATATAACCATAAAAAGCAGCCTCAATTTCCAAAGCTGCTGCAATCTCTTACAGAAACATAGGTGAGgtgaattgggaaaaaaacccctacattTCAACtcatacttttaaaaaagtatCAACACAAGCAGCCTGGCCTTTGGCATGAATTTTTTACCATCTCAGAGTGGAAGACTGCACTTCTCCTTGAAGGCTGTTGCTTTCCAACCCACTTGCTTTCTCATCTCCCATATTTTGCATTCTTTTACTTCATTATGAACTCAGGTGTTAGCTGCCCTGATGCTTGGGGCCAAAGCCCCTTTGTCATTTAGTGAGACTGGACTATTCCAAAACCTCCTGTCACTTGCAGCAAGACTCCAGCAGAGTATTGAACACCTGCACCTGCAAACTGAGCAGATACTTCGGTTGTTATTGAGACCTAGAGTGCATTAATTGCAGGCTTTGTGgtataatattaaaatgttaGATGAGATAACATggctctttctgtttttctaggGGTTCCCAGCCACCTCTGTGTGAGACATTTGGTAGCATTGTAATTACTTCTGAGGCTATTTGATGCATGGCCAGAACCTGTTTCCATCCTTGTTGGATTTAGGCAGCTCTTTCTTTGTTCCTATTCATGAACTGATCTCTTTCCTTGACAATATGCAAAATGTTAACATATTTGGTAAATAGCCTGAGGTGGTGGATTTTCCATTTCAGGATTGTGGTCACTGCTTTCTGTTCTTCACTTGCTGTGAAATGTGCTGCTTAACTGGTTGAAGCCTTTTAAGCCAGAGAAGAATCACAGAGCCATTTTGATTGGGAAAGACCTTTAAGAGCATTGAGTCCAAGTGTTTCAGTCAGACATTTTGGGACGTGTAATGGTCTGTGCTCACACCTTGCAAATCTACTCACAAGTTCCTGCTGATCTCAGGAATGTAAGTGATCCTACGGGGCTAAGAACTCAGTATTCCAGTAGTAACAATGTATCTGTTAGGAGTACACGTAAGTGTCCCCACCCATGAGCTGACATCTCTTTGTACAGTAGCCCTGCAAGCACCtgaggaaaaaccccaaaccttctTTTGTCAAGAACCTTACTCTTCCTGTGTAGCAGTCCACAAATATATCATTGCAACATTGTTGCAAAGTCAGGCGATGTTCTTTTTGTAGTCTACCCTTTGAGAAACCTGAGGCACAGACATGATGCCAGGGGCTTTTTATCTCACCAGTTTGGATGAGCCAGGACAAGAAGCTGCAGATGAAATCTGGATGCATCTAAGTCAGTGGAAGGTCTCCTCTTGACTTCCAGGACCCGATCATCACTGAAGTACTTGTGGAGGGTCAGTCCACACAGTGACTACACCACCTTTCTTGTTTTGAGGGCTGCAAGTTTGCCCTACTTATCCTGGGTCTGAAGCTGTTCCTTGTGTGACTTTGTCCTCAGTTCTCCACAGCTCAAAGTTCGATTTAGCTGCAGAGCAGTTGTCAGTGTTACCACATTTGCTGCTGAAATTAAGGTTGCAAAAATTCTTTGCCTATTTAAGCAAACATCAGGTTTGGGCacaatttttctttgtgttgagattaaatactttatttctgaaaactgCTGATTCGTCCAAGCCAAAATGGAGAGCAAGAGATGTATCTAACAGGATCTTGATTCATATCAAGAAGCAAAGGCACCCCAACTTTGATTGTGCACACCTCAAGAAAGTGCACCAGCCTCTAGACCGGGGGTGGTACTGGTAGTGTagttgttttcattaaaaacctCAAACAGTCTTGATTTAATTCTAAGGTGATATAAAAGCATctctgaaataatgaaaatgtttgtgggatggacagatgaatgttcCCATCCAGACTGACTGACAGATTTTCTAGAAATGCTTTGCTACTTTTTCATGACAATGAAAGCAGAAGTTAGATTACAAAAAGCCAAACCATATTTATTAGCTGCAGACATACTGgatttgatttaaaataataaatgttgtAGGGAAAAAAGCCAAATCCAAATTAATTGTCAAGGTCTTCAGCAGGTGTAATATCAGAATTGCACTATTTCCATTTTACACAGCAAACCAATTTACTGTCATTCAATATTTTTAACATAGACAAAATAGACATCCTGTTACATTATTCAAGCCTACCACATTAAATACTTTCCATCACAATTATTTTGGTATCATCCTAAGATGTTAGTGCCAACaaacaaagaataaattttaacaTGGAATATTAAAACTTCCTGAAGTAAGGCTGTTCAAACATAGGTTgtcttttcttgaaaaaaaagaaaaaaaaaaaagaaaaaatatttaccatGTCATGAAAGTGTCAAATGACCTgcagttaacaaaaaaaaagaagttacacTAATTCGGATGAAAGTCTGAAAGATTCTAGTGAGTTTTCCTTTGCTGAATTAGTTACCTcttgtatattttatttctttgctcaTGTGGCGTGTTTGCTGTGACATTTCCACCCAATTCTCCTCAAACCGGGCAATATTTATCAAGTTCATTTGTTATTTTCCAGAAACTAAAGCTTTAGGCATGATATATTGATGTAGTTCCTCAGCAATTTTTTCCAATTTGATCTGGTATtttgaagtattaaaaaaatatgaaagaatgAAACCAGCAGCTCTAACTAGAATTATTAGAAGTCTTGTAGATTGGATGTATTCTGAAGTTTTGTAGTGCTTTGGGCAGGGACTAATAATGAACAAGTCTGAATTACTGATTTTTTCTATAATAAAAATCATATCTTAGTTGAAATACAGATCATaggcttatttaaaaaaaagtataacTTGTTATACACTTATAAAGGTAGAAACTAGGTAAGAGATTGAGAAGAGACAGTAGTTTCTGAGGGTCACTGCAAATAGATGTAAAactttataattttgaaattggaaCTGACACTGACCTCATTCTCAAACTGGCAGGTCTAGGAAGAGTTGATGCTCTTCATGTAGCCATAAGCTTGAGAAAGGAGTTGGGCAGTTAGGTGGGGGTGGGAGCGAAAATCTGTCAttaggaggaaagaaaacaaaatcttttagAAGAGGTAGTGAGGGAGGAAAGAAACACATGCAGTGAAGGGAGGGGAGAGCAAAAAGCTTGTGTTTGTCTCTGTGATACCCCTGTTTTAGCTCAGGTGCATATCCCAGTATCCCACTGTGTGCCAGAGAGCACTCTGCTACCAGCAATTGCTGAAAGACACTTCTGCCTCCCCTGAGCCTGCAGAACCAGCTCTCCACGTGCTCTGCTAGCCAGTGGTCCAgtgtctggggagctgggcAAGACATACACACCTTGGTTTCTAGGCTTGCACTGCCTTTGCACGAGGTCTGCTCTTGTTCCTCTGCAAACATTAAACAGCTCAACCATTCAACAAGGTTCGATACAAAATGCAAATACCAGGATTTATTTGTAACACTCAAAAGAGTTATTCCCATTTACAGATGTTTAGAAAATACAGAGGTGTGAAAAGAAAAGCCATAGTGAACACATGCTGCAGTTACATCAGAGAAATACCACTTCCATCATCCAttctctgaggtttttttctctgctgaacaGACAGCTTCTTCATGAGCTGTGTTAGCTGACATAGCTGTCTTCCCTTTGAAGCCTTTTAGCAGGTTTGCCTGTGTGTAACCTTCTACTCACACTGTGTCCTTTTCCTTAGTAGAAGGCAGTGGTTCTTTAGTTCTGATCCAAGCAATCAGAAATTAGATCAGGTCctcaaaaaattcttaaaaagcGCAAGTGTGCTTTTGTttgtcttattttctttaagaaaaaggTTAAATGCAAGGTTTTTCTTGTCTCCTGGCTTCTCTGCCTTcaagttctgttttttttcctgaaatctgAGGGACTAAACACTTTAATTATTACAATTAAAACTAAAGATTTAATGCTGTAATAAGAAGCTGAGACATAAAATGCACAAGACTCAATTTATGAGAACTGGTAACACAcaaattcattaaaatactGGATTTCTAAGttcaaaaaacctccaaaacccCAGAATTGGTCAGGTCAGTTTGAGGACATTGCAAATTATTTGTGGGCAAGCTAGAAACCAAAAAGAAATGCTCgtgttgcttttttttgcaCAGAATAAAAACCTATATACCCATAAGTTCAAAGCTTGTATCGGAGAGGCTTGGCTGAATCACATGGTTCTTTTCTGTAGTTTGCATAAGCAATTGTAGCTTGGTATGATTTTCTTGGCATGATGGTTTCACATTTACACCATCCATCATCACAGCAATCATTGTGAAGTAATTCTTTGGCTAAGGTTTCCTATTCCATCTATCTGCATTTAAAAGGAAGCAACATCCCTCCCACCTGAAGTACTGGTTGCATTACACTTGTACCTGTCTCTGttgcttgtttctctttttcttttcctgccagtTTTGGGAGAAGAAGTTCCTTCCTCCACAGTCCCAGCTCTCAGTCAGAGGGACACAGAGCACTTCCTCTTCCTGGTGGCATATTCCCCTGCCACAAAATTGGATAAGGAATGGCTCAGATGGGTGTCCAGGGTATCAGAGCTGTTGCTGCTGATTTTTACCTGTGGGCACAGGCACTGGAGCATTGCTCTGCGGATGTAGTTGTCAAAGCAAAAGTAAATGAAAGGGTTGGCACAGCTATTGGCAAAAGCAAAAGGGCTGCTCACCTTTATGCCCAGCTGGGCAACCCTGCCAGAAAAACAGTCGGGCTGCTTTAGGAGTCGCAAAAGGATGGCCATAAGCTTGAAAAGATTGTAAGGAACCCAGGAGACAACAAAAGCTACCACTACAATAAAGACAATCTTGATGGATTTTCTCAGTTTCTTATCACATTTCCCACCCTTCTGATAGTGCACACAGAGTCTCTTGGTGATGGAGCAATAAAAGGTTAAGATACTCAACAGTGGGAAGAAGAAGGCCAGGATTAAAAGCATCAGTGACATGATCTGTTTGACTTCTGTCACAGCTTTGTCTGTGCAGTAAGTCTTTCCATATTCCTTCTTCAGTTCTCTGGACAAAAGGGTTGGCATCCCTAAGCAGCAGGATAATAACCAGACACAGATGCAGAGTGCTCTGGAATAGGATCTTGTCCTGATCCGTCGTGCAACAGAGGGGTGCAGGATAGCAAGGTACCGGTCAGCACTCATAcaggtgaggagcaggatgCTGCAGTACATGTTGACTGAGATGACATAGGAACTAGCTTTGCAGAGGAAAGATCCTACCCTCCAGCTCTCATCCGACACCTCCATGTCCACCCAGAAGGGCAGTGTGATGAGGAAGATGAAGTCAGATGCAGCAAGGTTGATGATAAAGATGTCAATCAGCCTCTGGACCCGTCGCTTGAAGACCAAGGCTGCTATCAGGATTGAGTTGCCAACAATGCCCACCAGGAACACGGCACTATAAAGGATAGGGAGGAAAGTAGACATATGTTGAAGGTGCTGGTACTGGCACTGGTCATTGTAATAGTAGTCATAGTTGAAGGTGACTGTAGCCATGGATGACAAGGGGAAGTCCATTTCTGGCCCTGTTGTCCTCATCTTCTCTCTGAGAGAGGCTCTGAGCTTCCCCTACCCTTTCCTTCCAGGTCTTTAAAAACATTCTATCAGTGAGCGGGGAGGAGGGGGAatggggggaggaggaggaacgTGGTTTTGTGGGGAGGTAATTTGTACACTATTAACCAACTGCATAGGCAAGGGAGAAGCGACAAGAGTATCTGATTAGTTAAAACCCTGCCTTCAGAAGAAATgtgcatgtttgtttttttttaaatcaggttTAATTTTACTGGTTCTATCTCCATTTTGCATTTTCCGGCTtcaggttttgcttttcttttggtggAGGGAAGGTAGTTTTTGAGATTctgaacttattttttttccaggaaagtaCATTGGTAGTTTGAAGAAATTTGAGATTGTACCATTTTATAAGAAGCCCAAGATCAGTGAATTCAGGTGCCCCAATCTTTATCTATattcaaaactttttttataAATTGCCTGTCAGGGCAAGTCTGACTTTCCTGAGGCTTGGAggtttttactttatttgaCTGTTTATGattgttgttttctctttgaaagaAATTCTCTCATATGAATATATGTATGGAGAAACATTTAAAACTCGTCTATCCATTCTGCCCTAGAGCTGGTTGTTCTTTACCAGTCCCAGGTTCTTagctgccctgccactgcccccctcctgccctgcagccttGCCAATTCCCCTAGACAGGGACTCTCCACACCCAACATTAGGAATGTATTAGAAACTTCAAGAACAGTTTTCCAAAGTATTGTCTATTCTTCTGTCATTTGAAACTTGACTTGATGCTCCCATCCCCTACACAGGCTTCCTTACCAGCCACAGTCCTGGACTCCAGAGCAGTGGTTTGTTCCTCCTCCTTCTGGCTGTACAGCCTGCATGGCTCTTGAGCTGTTCTTATATACAGCACTCACTTGTTTTAACGACCTCTGATTTCCTTCATCTTTCATTTGCAGTATCAGTATTGATCCAGCTGTGACATACCTTACAGACAGCCTTTTCAGCGTTGCATAAATCAAACAGAAActctcatttttaaaactacTGAATTCATTACAGCTTTTTCAGTGTATACTAATTTGAAACCTGCACTATTGGTCTTCATCATCTTTCCtctcttctaaaaataaattcattttcaccttcctctccctcctacCAGCATGTTCACAGACCAGGCAAGTCTCCAGGATTCTCAAAGCTTTGAAAGAAATTGCCTCCTGGTgcatgctccatccctgggcagACAGCTTGCATCTGTATGTGTCTCCACATGTAAAGAGCAACTCCAGATTTTATGCATAGAGAGTTAGTTCCTCCAGCGCACTCTGGATGCACTCAGATTCACTCTCTCAGTGCTCAGGTTATGTGCTCCTGTGCAGCAGGTGGCTGGTAGACTTCCAGGCAcctggaaaagaagaaactgcTGTATAGCAACTGACTGCTGGATGGAAGGGTATTTAGGCGGGCACTGGCTCATGTGTAGA is from Cinclus cinclus chromosome 2, bCinCin1.1, whole genome shotgun sequence and encodes:
- the GPR15 gene encoding G-protein coupled receptor 15, whose product is MRTTGPEMDFPLSSMATVTFNYDYYYNDQCQYQHLQHMSTFLPILYSAVFLVGIVGNSILIAALVFKRRVQRLIDIFIINLAASDFIFLITLPFWVDMEVSDESWRVGSFLCKASSYVISVNMYCSILLLTCMSADRYLAILHPSVARRIRTRSYSRALCICVWLLSCCLGMPTLLSRELKKEYGKTYCTDKAVTEVKQIMSLMLLILAFFFPLLSILTFYCSITKRLCVHYQKGGKCDKKLRKSIKIVFIVVVAFVVSWVPYNLFKLMAILLRLLKQPDCFSGRVAQLGIKVSSPFAFANSCANPFIYFCFDNYIRRAMLQCLCPQVKISSNSSDTLDTHLSHSLSNFVAGEYATRKRKCSVSL